One Glaciihabitans arcticus DNA window includes the following coding sequences:
- a CDS encoding helix-turn-helix domain-containing protein: MSDESNPLGAFLRARRELVSPERAGIPVLGVRRVAGLRREEVAMLSGISADYYLRLEQGRDRNPSAQVLESIARVLQLDELTTGYLLDLASDKPRRVRRPRTETAPASTVALIAGLPFPAFVEGRYLDVLAANPLATALSPRFGVGHNRLRDFFLDPAERDFFPDWEQAIRYLVAGFRQSVGTNTDDPRFIELVGELSIASPQFSQLWARHDVAPRASAAMRFEHPVVGALQLNREKLLVSGTDSMMLVIYHPDAGSSSEEKLALLASLGVST; the protein is encoded by the coding sequence CGCTGGGTGCATTCCTGCGCGCCCGCCGCGAACTCGTTTCGCCCGAGCGGGCCGGCATTCCGGTGCTCGGCGTACGACGGGTGGCCGGGCTGCGTCGCGAAGAGGTGGCGATGCTTTCCGGGATAAGTGCCGACTACTACCTGCGCCTCGAGCAGGGCCGCGACCGCAACCCCTCGGCGCAGGTTCTCGAGTCCATCGCCCGGGTGCTGCAGCTCGACGAGCTCACCACCGGCTATCTGCTCGACCTCGCCAGCGACAAGCCGCGGCGAGTGCGACGTCCCCGCACGGAGACCGCACCCGCGAGTACCGTCGCGCTGATCGCCGGTCTCCCCTTCCCCGCCTTCGTCGAGGGCCGTTATCTGGATGTACTCGCCGCCAATCCGCTGGCCACCGCGCTCTCCCCGCGCTTCGGTGTCGGCCACAACCGACTTCGCGACTTCTTCCTCGACCCGGCGGAGCGTGACTTCTTTCCCGACTGGGAGCAGGCCATCCGCTACCTGGTCGCCGGATTCCGCCAGTCGGTCGGCACCAACACCGACGACCCGCGATTCATCGAACTCGTCGGTGAACTATCGATCGCCAGTCCACAGTTCAGCCAGCTCTGGGCGCGGCACGACGTGGCACCCCGCGCGAGCGCCGCGATGCGATTCGAGCACCCGGTCGTCGGAGCACTGCAGCTCAATCGCGAGAAGCTGCTCGTGAGCGGCACCGACAGCATGATGCTCGTCATCTATCACCCCGACGCAGGCAGTTCCTCGGAGGAGAAACTCGCGCTGCTTGCCTCGTTAGGGGTTTCCACGTGA
- a CDS encoding macro domain-containing protein: MTQLIAHQGDITRYPSDVIVNAANSSLLGGGGVDGAIHRAAGPELLAECRTLGGANTGEAKMTDAYGITSAKKIVHAVGPVYSGALTDADLLAACYRNSLDLATGYTSIAFPAISTGVYGYPIAEASAVAVRTIRAWLEAHPESPLEAVTLIAFSDADFAVLSEAIA, translated from the coding sequence GTGACCCAACTCATCGCCCACCAGGGCGACATCACCCGCTACCCGAGCGACGTCATCGTCAACGCCGCCAACTCGAGCCTTCTCGGCGGCGGCGGTGTCGACGGTGCGATCCACCGCGCAGCCGGACCGGAGCTCCTCGCCGAATGCCGCACCCTCGGCGGAGCCAACACGGGCGAGGCGAAGATGACCGACGCCTATGGCATCACGAGCGCGAAGAAGATCGTCCACGCGGTCGGGCCGGTCTACTCGGGTGCCCTGACAGATGCCGACCTCCTCGCAGCCTGCTACCGCAACAGCCTCGACCTGGCTACCGGGTACACGTCCATCGCCTTCCCCGCGATCTCGACCGGCGTGTACGGGTACCCGATCGCGGAGGCCTCGGCTGTCGCGGTGCGCACGATCCGCGCGTGGCTCGAGGCGCATCCCGAATCGCCGCTCGAAGCGGTCACCCTCATCGCATTCAGCGACGCGGATTTCGCGGTGCTGAGCGAAGCCATCGCGTAG
- the pcp gene encoding pyroglutamyl-peptidase I, protein MTSVLLTGFEPFGGETTNPSWTTVQKVREHWMGDAVIHTRELPVAFDVVGDALRNAIRETRPDVIICVGQAGGAETIQVERVAINVDDARIPDNSGFQPIDEPIVAGGPAAYFSSLPIKAAVAAVSALGIPAVVSQTAGTYTCNHLFYLLMHELEAGHPEARGGFVHVPFCTDQAVGTDRPSMEIADMVAAVTAIVRATLATEVDLTLVGGSLD, encoded by the coding sequence ATGACCTCGGTTCTGCTCACCGGCTTCGAGCCCTTCGGCGGGGAGACCACCAACCCGTCATGGACGACCGTGCAGAAAGTGCGCGAGCACTGGATGGGCGACGCCGTGATCCACACCCGCGAACTGCCCGTCGCCTTCGATGTGGTCGGCGACGCGCTACGGAACGCGATCCGCGAGACGCGCCCGGACGTGATCATCTGCGTCGGGCAGGCGGGCGGCGCCGAGACCATCCAGGTGGAGCGGGTGGCGATCAACGTGGATGACGCGCGCATCCCCGACAACAGCGGGTTCCAGCCGATCGATGAGCCGATCGTCGCCGGCGGCCCGGCCGCCTACTTCAGCTCGCTGCCCATCAAGGCGGCGGTTGCAGCCGTATCCGCACTCGGCATCCCTGCCGTGGTCTCCCAGACGGCCGGCACCTACACCTGCAATCACCTGTTCTACCTGTTGATGCACGAGCTTGAGGCGGGGCATCCCGAAGCGCGTGGTGGGTTTGTGCACGTGCCCTTTTGCACCGACCAGGCCGTGGGAACCGACCGCCCCTCGATGGAGATCGCCGACATGGTCGCGGCCGTCACGGCGATCGTGCGGGCAACCCTCGCGACCGAGGTCGACCTCACGCTCGTGGGCGGCTCGCTCGACTGA